A genomic stretch from Edaphobacter aggregans includes:
- a CDS encoding NAD-dependent epimerase/dehydratase family protein has translation MRILIAGGAGYVGSALIPHLLDRGYTIDVVDLFWFGNDLPHYVGVIEKNIFDLQASDLSGYDQVIFLAGLSNDPMADFSPAKNFIFNASAPAYLAYIAKKAKVRRYIYASSCSVYGYTENELFDENCPVNSSNPYGISKLQGERAVMQMVDSEFSVIALRKGTVSGYSPRMRYDLLVNTMFKCAMKEGMIHVNDPAIWRPFLSIEDAVMAYTRAIEANESINGIYNIASGNHTVGEVADLVKFAVEEEFGQKIALDIKHIRDARNYKVSIERAKTILSFHPHHSVKSIVRSLISNMDKCGDWDNPKYYNIHVFKALENLTPTGTYAFSQVAGGTR, from the coding sequence ATGCGTATTCTTATCGCTGGTGGTGCAGGTTACGTCGGTTCTGCATTGATTCCGCATCTCCTGGATCGGGGTTATACGATCGACGTCGTCGATTTGTTCTGGTTCGGCAACGACTTGCCGCACTATGTTGGCGTCATTGAAAAAAATATCTTCGACCTGCAAGCGTCCGACTTATCCGGCTATGACCAGGTTATATTTCTAGCTGGTCTCTCGAACGACCCGATGGCCGATTTTTCACCCGCCAAAAACTTCATCTTCAATGCATCGGCTCCAGCATATCTCGCATACATCGCCAAGAAGGCCAAGGTAAGGCGATACATTTATGCGAGCTCTTGCTCGGTGTACGGATACACGGAAAACGAGCTCTTCGATGAGAACTGCCCCGTCAATTCGTCCAACCCGTACGGTATCTCCAAGCTACAAGGGGAACGTGCCGTCATGCAGATGGTCGATTCCGAATTCTCTGTCATCGCTCTGAGGAAGGGCACCGTCTCCGGATACAGCCCACGTATGCGTTATGATTTGCTCGTCAACACAATGTTTAAGTGTGCCATGAAAGAGGGTATGATTCACGTCAACGACCCGGCGATATGGCGTCCTTTTCTCAGCATTGAAGACGCTGTCATGGCCTACACACGCGCCATCGAAGCTAATGAGTCCATCAACGGCATATATAACATCGCCTCCGGCAATCACACTGTAGGCGAAGTTGCCGATCTCGTTAAATTTGCGGTCGAAGAAGAGTTCGGCCAAAAGATCGCGCTAGACATTAAGCACATCAGAGACGCCCGGAACTACAAGGTTTCAATCGAGCGGGCCAAAACGATCCTAAGTTTTCATCCACATCATAGTGTCAAGTCCATCGTACGCAGTCTGATCAGCAATATGGATAAGTGCGGCGATTGGGACAACCCCAAGTACTACAACATCCATGTTTTCAAGGCTCTTGAGAACCTGACACCGACTGGTACCTATGCGTTTTCCCAGGTCGCTGGGGGCACTAGGTGA
- a CDS encoding pyridoxal phosphate-dependent decarboxylase family protein: MVIDEFRSDFAKIESEIAMGPIVPSVTPEEIRDHLTSRYNFKKAMTLEEVIVDVEQMLRTWQVQVTHPRYFGLFNPSVTLASVVAETLVAMYNPQLANWRTSPAGNEIERHTLSWLAAKFGLPANASSTFTSGGSEANLSAVVVALTRAFPDYGENGLRDLTALPTIYVTAEAHHSFNKIAHITGLGRRALRTVATDSYLKLDVEDLRRRVIEDRKIGLAPFMVVGAGGTTAAGVIDPLTDIGRFCQEENLWFHVDAAWGGAAILAESLKHYFAGIDTADSITCDAHKWFSVPMGAGMFFCRHPDAVAEAFRAEVSYMPKKTDGFVEDPYTTSVQWSRRFIGLKLFLALAQQGELGYVEMIEHQTQMGQVLRESLESSGWRIVNTTPLPLVCFTREGLDTSRFLSVLRERQIVWMSEAQLDGTPVLRACITSFKTTETDIHWVVDEMNRLICQGAGQTSTRPESVSPAQPRQGWKHETGHDCYSRRLQCRSDDQGCSCANLSDGFLRVR; encoded by the coding sequence ATGGTCATCGATGAATTCAGGAGCGATTTCGCAAAGATTGAGTCTGAGATAGCGATGGGCCCCATCGTGCCCAGTGTGACACCCGAAGAGATTCGGGATCATCTCACGTCTCGCTATAACTTCAAGAAGGCGATGACTCTTGAGGAAGTCATCGTCGATGTAGAACAGATGTTAAGAACGTGGCAGGTCCAGGTCACCCATCCACGTTATTTCGGCCTCTTCAACCCGAGCGTGACGCTCGCATCTGTCGTTGCGGAGACCTTGGTAGCCATGTATAACCCTCAGTTGGCGAATTGGCGAACCTCGCCTGCGGGGAATGAGATCGAAAGGCATACTCTTAGTTGGCTCGCCGCAAAATTTGGCCTCCCAGCAAATGCCAGTTCAACATTCACGAGTGGTGGGTCGGAAGCCAATCTCTCAGCGGTCGTTGTCGCCTTAACGCGTGCTTTCCCCGACTATGGCGAAAATGGACTTCGAGATCTTACCGCGTTGCCCACGATCTACGTGACAGCGGAGGCGCATCATTCGTTCAACAAGATCGCGCATATAACCGGACTTGGAAGAAGGGCTTTGCGCACAGTAGCGACCGACTCATATTTGAAGCTTGATGTTGAAGATCTCAGAAGACGTGTAATAGAGGATCGAAAAATCGGATTAGCCCCCTTCATGGTGGTCGGCGCCGGCGGGACCACTGCAGCTGGCGTAATCGATCCCTTGACGGATATCGGACGCTTTTGCCAAGAGGAGAATCTTTGGTTTCACGTCGATGCCGCATGGGGGGGGGCCGCAATACTAGCTGAAAGCCTCAAGCACTATTTCGCCGGAATTGATACTGCAGATTCAATCACGTGTGATGCGCATAAATGGTTCTCCGTGCCAATGGGAGCCGGGATGTTCTTCTGCCGTCATCCTGACGCCGTCGCGGAAGCCTTTCGAGCTGAAGTCTCCTATATGCCGAAGAAGACGGATGGGTTTGTGGAGGATCCCTACACTACCTCAGTGCAATGGTCCCGCCGTTTTATCGGTTTGAAACTCTTCCTCGCGTTGGCGCAGCAGGGGGAATTGGGGTATGTCGAGATGATCGAGCACCAGACTCAGATGGGACAGGTGCTGCGCGAATCTCTTGAGTCCTCTGGGTGGCGAATCGTTAATACGACGCCGCTGCCACTCGTTTGTTTTACGCGGGAAGGACTCGATACCAGTAGGTTCCTCTCAGTTCTGCGAGAACGCCAGATTGTATGGATGTCAGAGGCGCAGCTCGATGGTACTCCTGTCTTACGCGCGTGTATCACCAGTTTCAAGACTACTGAAACGGATATTCACTGGGTGGTGGATGAGATGAATCGTCTCATCTGTCAAGGTGCCGGTCAAACCAGTACGAGGCCGGAGTCGGTCTCACCAGCACAGCCCAGACAGGGATGGAAACATGAAACGGGACACGATTGCTATTCACGGCGGCTACAATGTAGATCCGACGACCAAGGCTGTAGCTGTGCCAATTTATCAGACGGTTTCTTACGCGTTCGATAG
- the rfbC gene encoding dTDP-4-dehydrorhamnose 3,5-epimerase, with protein MPLELDSSHLGGEVVVIKPTVLGDDRGFFMETYRYDNFRDMGLPTEWVQDNHSRSSKGVLRGLHFQWDPPMSKLMRVTRGAAFLVAVDIRKGSPTLGEWFGLEVTADNKKQIYAPYGFARGFCALTDECEVQYKCTGIYNSGAESGIYYKDPEIGIEWPITDVIVSTKDAKAQSLNQWLASSLSDNIVYQSKSEFAGGVK; from the coding sequence ATGCCCTTGGAGTTGGATAGTTCACATCTTGGTGGGGAAGTTGTGGTTATTAAGCCTACAGTTTTGGGCGACGACCGTGGCTTTTTCATGGAAACCTACCGCTACGACAACTTCCGAGACATGGGGTTGCCGACCGAATGGGTACAGGACAATCACTCACGTTCATCGAAGGGAGTTCTACGCGGTCTCCATTTTCAGTGGGATCCTCCAATGAGCAAATTGATGCGGGTGACTCGTGGTGCGGCCTTCCTTGTCGCAGTGGACATCCGAAAAGGATCGCCCACATTAGGCGAGTGGTTCGGCCTTGAAGTTACAGCAGACAACAAGAAGCAGATATATGCTCCGTACGGATTTGCGCGCGGCTTCTGTGCTCTTACTGATGAGTGTGAAGTGCAATACAAGTGCACGGGAATTTATAACTCCGGTGCAGAATCGGGAATTTACTACAAGGATCCCGAGATTGGCATTGAGTGGCCAATCACAGATGTCATTGTATCCACTAAGGATGCTAAGGCACAGTCCCTGAATCAATGGCTTGCCTCGTCACTGTCTGACAACATCGTCTATCAATCTAAATCCGAGTTTGCTGGAGGGGTGAAGTAA
- a CDS encoding O-acetylhomoserine aminocarboxypropyltransferase/cysteine synthase family protein, with amino-acid sequence MKRDTIAIHGGYNVDPTTKAVAVPIYQTVSYAFDSADHASALFNLEAEGFRYTRIGNPTTAVLERRVAALEGGLEALCVSSGQAAVNYAVLNVSQLGSNIVSVPQLYGTTHTLFAHILPSQGVIVRFAESDHPEALKKLIDDNTRAIFCESVGNPAGNICDIESLARMAHEHGVPLIVDNTVASPILLQPIEYGADIVLHSLTKFLGGHGNSLGGAIVDSGNFPWGDHASRFPMFSQPDASYHGLVYTDHFGRGAYLGRCRSFYQRTTGAVLSPLNAFLLLQGIETVALRVERHVENGKKVAEFLSNDPRVKWVNYAGFAESPYYALAQKYMSGRACSLMTVGIMGGYEAAIKFHDALKLVTRLVNLGDAKSLACHPASTTHRQMSDEAKRSAGVMPEMIRLSIGIEHIDDIIEDLNQALSATTC; translated from the coding sequence ATGAAACGGGACACGATTGCTATTCACGGCGGCTACAATGTAGATCCGACGACCAAGGCTGTAGCTGTGCCAATTTATCAGACGGTTTCTTACGCGTTCGATAGCGCCGACCATGCCTCGGCATTGTTCAATCTCGAGGCTGAAGGATTTCGCTATACCCGTATCGGGAACCCGACTACTGCAGTGTTGGAGCGGCGGGTCGCGGCGCTAGAAGGAGGGCTGGAAGCCCTGTGCGTCAGTAGCGGACAAGCGGCAGTTAACTATGCGGTTCTCAATGTTTCTCAGTTGGGAAGCAATATTGTTTCGGTTCCGCAACTCTATGGAACTACGCACACCCTATTTGCGCACATTCTGCCAAGCCAGGGAGTCATTGTCCGATTCGCGGAGTCGGATCATCCGGAGGCGCTCAAAAAACTAATCGATGACAACACCCGTGCGATCTTCTGTGAAAGTGTTGGTAATCCGGCAGGAAATATCTGCGATATCGAGTCGCTTGCTCGAATGGCTCACGAACACGGAGTGCCGCTGATCGTCGATAATACGGTTGCCTCACCTATCCTTCTGCAGCCGATTGAATACGGCGCTGACATAGTTTTGCACTCTCTCACAAAGTTCCTGGGTGGACACGGCAATTCGCTCGGCGGAGCCATCGTCGACAGCGGCAATTTTCCGTGGGGAGACCACGCCTCAAGATTTCCGATGTTCAGCCAACCCGATGCCTCCTATCATGGGCTCGTCTACACGGATCACTTCGGGAGAGGCGCCTATTTAGGACGGTGCCGCAGCTTCTACCAGCGAACCACCGGGGCTGTCTTGTCGCCACTGAACGCTTTCCTACTGCTGCAGGGAATCGAGACGGTCGCGCTACGAGTCGAGCGACACGTTGAGAATGGCAAAAAAGTAGCAGAATTTTTGAGCAATGACCCCAGAGTTAAGTGGGTTAATTATGCTGGATTTGCCGAGAGCCCTTATTATGCGTTGGCACAAAAATATATGTCCGGCCGCGCCTGCTCACTGATGACCGTTGGAATCATGGGGGGCTATGAAGCCGCGATTAAATTTCATGATGCATTGAAACTGGTGACCCGCCTCGTCAATCTGGGTGATGCCAAATCGTTGGCCTGCCATCCGGCCTCGACGACGCATCGGCAAATGTCGGACGAAGCGAAACGCAGTGCTGGAGTCATGCCGGAGATGATTCGACTCAGCATCGGGATCGAGCACATCGACGACATCATCGAAGACCTGAATCAGGCACTCAGCGCAACAACATGCTGA
- the rfbD gene encoding dTDP-4-dehydrorhamnose reductase produces MKVAVLGSNGQLGSDVCAAFLRNGDQVIGLTHSDFEVTSASCVDAVLSASMPEFIVNTAAMHHVEKCEADPIGAFHSNAIGAKFVAEWAKQAGATVAYVSTDYVFDGKKDAPYLEIDSAVPLSAYGITKLAGEHFTAAIAAKYFVLRVSAIYGHHPCRAKGGLNFVELMLKLSRERDELRVVDDEFVTPTSTVQIAEQLIVLSRSRHYGLYHGTAEGSCSWYEFAREIFRATGTRIRLEKARPGEFPTKVPRPKFSVLENQALKAAHLNVFTDWRDGLDSYLRTRA; encoded by the coding sequence GTGAAAGTTGCCGTGCTGGGATCTAATGGACAACTTGGGAGCGATGTGTGTGCAGCCTTTCTACGGAATGGAGATCAAGTTATTGGTCTCACTCACTCGGATTTTGAGGTGACTTCGGCTTCCTGCGTCGATGCAGTGCTTTCCGCTTCCATGCCGGAGTTCATCGTCAATACGGCAGCGATGCACCATGTAGAGAAATGCGAGGCTGATCCCATTGGCGCATTTCACAGCAATGCAATTGGTGCGAAGTTCGTGGCCGAATGGGCGAAACAGGCCGGCGCAACGGTAGCATACGTGAGCACTGATTATGTCTTCGATGGCAAGAAAGATGCTCCGTACTTGGAAATCGACTCTGCTGTCCCGCTCTCTGCTTACGGAATTACCAAGCTGGCGGGAGAACACTTTACTGCCGCAATCGCTGCGAAGTACTTCGTGCTTCGCGTTTCTGCCATTTATGGCCATCACCCATGCCGAGCAAAGGGTGGTCTCAACTTCGTCGAGTTGATGCTAAAGTTATCTCGCGAGCGAGACGAATTGCGCGTTGTTGATGATGAATTTGTCACACCGACTTCCACTGTACAGATCGCAGAGCAACTAATTGTGCTCAGTCGCTCGCGGCACTACGGCCTCTATCACGGAACCGCCGAAGGAAGCTGCTCGTGGTATGAGTTTGCTCGTGAGATCTTCCGTGCCACAGGCACCAGAATTCGCTTAGAGAAGGCGCGTCCCGGAGAGTTTCCGACAAAGGTTCCGCGCCCTAAATTCTCCGTTCTTGAGAATCAGGCACTGAAAGCTGCTCATTTGAACGTGTTTACCGACTGGCGGGATGGATTGGATAGTTATCTCCGTACCCGCGCTTAG